Proteins encoded together in one Pseudomonas sp. TCU-HL1 window:
- a CDS encoding putative 2-dehydropantoate 2-reductase codes for MTWHIVGAGSLGSLWAARLARNGLPVHLLLRDRVRLKAYEDAGGLTLVEQGKAHQYPIPAELPSHPGPISRLLVACKAYDAEAAVQPLLQRLAPGAELILLQNGLGSQNAVALRLPHARCVLASSTEGAFREADFRVVFAGHGFTWLGDPLQPAAPGWLADLEQAGIPHGWTPDILSRLWRKLALNCAINPLTVLHDCRNGGLAEHPAEVGVLCAELSELLQRCGQPDAAEGLHDEVLRVIQATAANYSSMYQDVANGRRTEISYLLGHACATATRHRLRLPHLESLHERLKAHLHQRGLPVT; via the coding sequence ATGACCTGGCACATCGTCGGCGCCGGAAGTCTCGGCAGCCTCTGGGCCGCGCGCCTGGCGCGCAACGGACTACCGGTACACCTGCTGCTGCGCGACCGGGTTCGCCTCAAGGCCTATGAAGACGCGGGAGGCCTGACCCTGGTGGAACAAGGCAAGGCCCACCAGTACCCGATCCCTGCCGAATTGCCCAGCCACCCCGGCCCCATCAGCCGACTGCTGGTAGCCTGCAAGGCCTACGACGCCGAAGCCGCAGTTCAGCCCCTGCTGCAGCGCTTGGCCCCCGGCGCCGAACTGATCCTCCTGCAGAACGGCCTGGGCAGCCAGAATGCCGTCGCCCTGCGCCTGCCCCACGCTCGCTGCGTGCTCGCCTCCAGCACCGAGGGCGCTTTTCGCGAGGCAGACTTCCGCGTGGTCTTTGCCGGTCACGGCTTCACCTGGCTCGGCGACCCGCTGCAACCGGCCGCGCCGGGCTGGCTGGCCGATCTGGAGCAAGCGGGCATTCCCCATGGCTGGACGCCGGACATTCTGTCGCGCCTGTGGCGAAAGCTGGCGCTGAACTGCGCCATCAATCCCCTCACTGTACTGCACGACTGCCGCAATGGCGGCCTGGCCGAGCACCCCGCTGAAGTCGGCGTGCTGTGCGCGGAACTGAGCGAGCTGCTGCAACGCTGCGGCCAGCCGGACGCCGCCGAGGGATTGCACGACGAAGTGCTACGCGTGATCCAGGCCACCGCGGCGAACTATTCCTCCATGTACCAGGACGTCGCCAACGGGCGCCGTACCGAGATCAGCTACCTGCTCGGCCACGCTTGCGCGACCGCCACCCGCCACCGGCTCAGACTGCCGCACCTGGAAAGCCTCCATGAACGCCTGAAGGCCCACCTGCACCAGCGCGGATTGCCCGTCACCTGA
- a CDS encoding DUF481 domain-containing protein: MLLRSLCAVFSFVLCAPIWADTVWLNNGDRLSGEIILLDGGKLALKTQYAGRVLIDWKDIDTLSSEKPLVLKRDGLDSQHSRSLKAAGKGMVRLENGKRETVPLASIRQMVPPRPLLKDRVWEGNLDAKLDMERNEDTKDEWKLKGDTRVEYGRWRHVLSGQLEKETKNSARTEDNWELEYDLDRFFTEHWFVRGSYDQDNDDFAFFERQRSYGVGPGYRFWDNELGRFDLIAQFTRFQLESDAGNLDFNAHSFEWDFKRLIWGTRFELYSKAQLQVPQMEEVDYVLDSEFGLRYRLNDWARLSLLYELDQLRGLGQTNSDRHYLIGVGIGW; the protein is encoded by the coding sequence ATGCTGCTCCGTAGCCTTTGTGCTGTGTTCTCGTTTGTCCTGTGCGCGCCGATCTGGGCCGACACCGTCTGGTTGAACAATGGCGACCGCCTGAGCGGCGAGATCATCCTGCTCGATGGTGGCAAGCTTGCGCTCAAGACCCAGTATGCCGGCCGGGTGCTGATCGATTGGAAGGATATCGACACCCTCAGTTCCGAAAAACCGCTGGTGCTCAAGCGCGACGGTCTCGACAGCCAGCATAGCCGCAGCCTGAAAGCGGCAGGCAAGGGAATGGTGCGGCTGGAGAACGGCAAGCGCGAAACCGTGCCCCTGGCCAGCATCCGCCAGATGGTGCCGCCGCGCCCCTTGCTCAAGGACCGCGTCTGGGAGGGCAATCTCGACGCCAAGCTGGACATGGAACGCAATGAGGACACCAAAGATGAGTGGAAGCTAAAGGGCGACACCCGCGTCGAATACGGGCGCTGGCGCCATGTGCTGAGCGGCCAGTTGGAAAAGGAAACCAAGAATAGCGCCCGCACCGAGGATAACTGGGAGCTGGAGTACGACCTCGATCGCTTTTTCACCGAGCACTGGTTCGTACGCGGCAGTTACGACCAGGACAACGATGACTTCGCGTTTTTCGAACGCCAGCGCTCCTACGGCGTCGGTCCTGGTTACCGCTTCTGGGACAACGAACTGGGCCGCTTCGATCTGATCGCCCAGTTCACGCGTTTCCAGTTGGAAAGCGATGCCGGGAATCTGGACTTCAATGCCCACTCCTTCGAATGGGACTTCAAGCGGCTGATCTGGGGGACGCGTTTTGAGCTGTACTCCAAGGCTCAGTTGCAGGTGCCGCAGATGGAGGAGGTCGACTACGTGCTCGACAGCGAATTCGGCTTGCGTTACCGCCTCAACGATTGGGCGCGACTGTCGTTGCTCTATGAGCTGGACCAGTTGCGCGGCCTTGGCCAGACGAACTCGGACCGGCACTACCTCATCGGTGTCGGCATCGGTTGGTAG
- a CDS encoding YajQ family cyclic di-GMP-binding protein — protein sequence MPSFDVVSELDKHEVTNAVDNAMKELDRRYDLRGKGSFEFKELTVTLTAEADFQLEQMLEILRMALVKRKIDVQCLEIKDSYASGKVVKQEALLREGIDKELAKKIVAHIKESKLKVQAAIQGEQVRVTGKKRDDLQEAIAALRAKEFGMPLQFNNFRD from the coding sequence ATGCCCTCGTTCGACGTGGTGTCCGAACTGGACAAACACGAAGTCACTAATGCCGTCGATAACGCCATGAAGGAGCTCGATCGCCGCTACGACCTGCGCGGCAAGGGCAGTTTCGAGTTCAAGGAGCTGACGGTCACCCTGACGGCCGAAGCGGACTTCCAGCTGGAGCAGATGCTGGAAATCCTCAGGATGGCTCTGGTCAAGCGCAAGATCGACGTCCAATGCCTGGAGATCAAGGATTCCTACGCATCCGGCAAGGTCGTGAAGCAAGAAGCCTTACTGCGTGAAGGTATCGACAAGGAACTGGCGAAAAAGATCGTCGCCCATATCAAGGAAAGCAAGCTCAAGGTCCAGGCCGCGATCCAGGGTGAGCAGGTTCGTGTCACCGGCAAGAAGCGCGACGACCTGCAGGAAGCCATCGCTGCCCTGCGTGCCAAGGAGTTTGGCATGCCCCTGCAGTTCAACAACTTCCGCGACTGA
- a CDS encoding mechanosensitive ion channel family protein has translation MEMNVDQLVKVSEAWLPILLEYSGKLTLALLTLLIGWWLINLLTGRVGTLMQHRRVDRTLQGFIGSLANIILKVLLMVSVASMIGISTTSFVAAIGAAGLAIGLALQGSLANFAGGVLILLFRPFKIGDWIEGQGVAGTVDSIQIFHTTLKTGDNKVVIVPNGSLSNGNITNYSREKTRRVDINIGIDYDCDIKRARQVLLDIAHDPRVLRNPEPVVFVTGLGESAINISLRVWVATNDYWAVNFDFIERAKEKMDEAGISIPFPQRVVKLVQSA, from the coding sequence ATGGAGATGAACGTCGACCAATTGGTGAAAGTATCCGAGGCCTGGTTGCCCATACTGCTGGAATACAGCGGCAAGCTGACGCTGGCCTTGCTCACCCTGCTGATCGGCTGGTGGCTGATCAATCTGCTGACCGGCAGGGTCGGCACCCTGATGCAGCACCGCCGGGTCGATCGCACCCTGCAAGGGTTCATTGGCAGCCTGGCCAATATCATCCTGAAGGTCCTGCTGATGGTCAGCGTGGCCTCGATGATCGGCATCTCGACCACCTCCTTCGTTGCGGCCATTGGTGCGGCGGGCCTGGCCATCGGTCTGGCGTTGCAGGGTAGCCTGGCGAACTTCGCCGGCGGCGTGCTGATCCTGCTGTTTCGCCCGTTCAAGATCGGTGACTGGATCGAGGGGCAGGGCGTGGCCGGGACGGTGGACAGCATCCAGATCTTCCACACCACCCTGAAGACCGGCGACAACAAGGTGGTGATCGTGCCCAACGGCAGCCTGTCCAACGGCAATATCACCAACTACTCGCGGGAGAAGACCCGCCGGGTGGATATCAATATCGGTATCGATTACGACTGCGACATCAAGCGTGCCAGGCAGGTGCTGTTGGATATCGCTCACGATCCCCGTGTCCTCAGGAACCCCGAGCCGGTGGTATTCGTCACCGGGCTGGGCGAAAGCGCAATCAACATCTCCCTGCGAGTCTGGGTCGCGACGAACGACTATTGGGCGGTGAACTTCGACTTCATCGAGCGCGCCAAGGAAAAGATGGACGAAGCGGGGATCAGCATTCCGTTCCCCCAGCGGGTCGTGAAGCTGGTGCAGAGTGCGTAA
- a CDS encoding cob(I)yrinic acid a,c-diamide adenosyltransferase produces the protein MGNRLSKIYTRTGDKGETGLSSGRRVPKDHPRIEAIGEVDTLNSQLGLLLAELTDGVERWPGLAEVIEVLAPCQHRLFDLGGELAMPEYQVVGNQEIERLEAAIDRWNDELGPLKNFILPGGSRLVAQTHVCRSFARSAERRTQTLNSEEPLREALLAYLNRLSDLLFVAARLIARRQGVDEVLWQAASKQ, from the coding sequence ATGGGCAACCGCCTTTCCAAGATCTACACCCGCACCGGCGACAAGGGCGAAACCGGCCTGTCCAGTGGTCGTCGGGTGCCCAAGGACCATCCCCGTATCGAAGCGATCGGCGAAGTGGACACGCTGAACAGCCAACTGGGCCTGCTGCTGGCTGAGCTGACCGACGGCGTCGAGCGCTGGCCAGGATTGGCAGAGGTGATCGAGGTATTGGCTCCCTGCCAGCATCGCTTGTTCGATCTGGGTGGCGAGCTGGCGATGCCGGAGTACCAGGTGGTGGGTAACCAGGAAATCGAGCGACTGGAAGCCGCCATCGACCGCTGGAACGACGAGTTGGGCCCACTGAAAAACTTCATCCTGCCCGGCGGCTCGCGCCTGGTGGCCCAGACCCACGTGTGCCGCAGCTTCGCCCGCAGCGCCGAACGCCGCACTCAGACGCTGAATAGCGAAGAACCGCTGCGCGAAGCGTTGCTGGCCTACCTCAACCGCCTCTCCGACCTGCTCTTCGTCGCCGCGCGCCTGATCGCCCGACGGCAGGGTGTGGACGAAGTGCTGTGGCAGGCGGCAAGCAAGCAGTGA
- a CDS encoding ISL3 family transposase has translation MHPIDLAAFWPGYAVVACRQATHDTLLISLEPLAEHLPICSRCAKPSPLIHERRIRQVRDRDLLDQRVLLQLPVRRVDCLDCGRVTERIDWLEPASRLTQRLRVWLEGLLQLLPISHVSRLTGLHWHTLKTLDKRRLEASVGAFEPGEVRRLVMDEFALHKGHRYATVIMDAERTRVLWVGHGNSREAIRPFFELLGEHCQQIEAVAMDMNTAFDLEVRQHCPQAEVVYDLFHVVARYGRDVIDRIRVDQANLLREDKPARKVVKQSRWLLLRNRENLKDGQAVQLQELLDANQPLATVYVLKDALKEVWYAPCVREGWRRWRAWLRHAQESGLAPLQRFARNLRKYARGILASARFPMHTSVLEGVNNRIKVIKRMAYGFRDSAYFFLKIKAAFPGKAR, from the coding sequence GTGCATCCTATTGATCTTGCTGCTTTCTGGCCAGGCTACGCGGTCGTCGCCTGTCGCCAAGCCACTCACGACACCCTGCTAATCAGTCTTGAGCCCCTGGCCGAGCACTTACCGATTTGCAGCCGGTGTGCCAAGCCCAGTCCGTTGATCCACGAGCGGCGAATTCGTCAGGTGCGTGACCGTGACCTGCTGGATCAGCGTGTGCTGCTCCAACTGCCGGTGCGCCGCGTCGACTGCCTGGATTGTGGGCGGGTGACCGAACGGATTGACTGGTTGGAGCCAGCCTCCCGCCTGACCCAGCGCTTGCGAGTCTGGCTCGAGGGCTTGCTGCAACTGTTGCCGATCAGCCACGTCAGCCGCCTCACCGGCCTGCACTGGCACACCCTCAAGACACTCGACAAGCGCCGCCTGGAAGCCTCGGTTGGCGCGTTTGAGCCAGGCGAGGTGCGTCGGCTGGTGATGGACGAGTTCGCCCTGCACAAAGGCCATCGCTACGCCACGGTGATCATGGATGCCGAGCGCACGCGGGTGCTGTGGGTGGGGCACGGCAACAGCCGTGAGGCGATCCGCCCGTTCTTCGAATTACTCGGCGAGCACTGCCAGCAGATTGAGGCGGTGGCCATGGACATGAACACCGCTTTCGACCTGGAAGTGCGGCAGCACTGCCCGCAGGCCGAAGTGGTATACGACCTGTTTCATGTGGTGGCGCGCTACGGTCGTGACGTGATCGACCGTATCCGGGTCGACCAAGCCAACCTCCTGCGCGAAGACAAACCGGCGCGCAAGGTGGTCAAGCAAAGCCGCTGGCTGTTGCTGCGCAATCGCGAAAACCTCAAGGACGGACAGGCCGTGCAGTTGCAGGAGCTCCTCGACGCCAACCAGCCATTGGCTACTGTCTATGTGCTCAAGGATGCTCTGAAGGAAGTCTGGTACGCCCCCTGCGTGCGGGAAGGCTGGCGGCGCTGGCGGGCCTGGCTGCGACATGCCCAGGAAAGCGGCCTCGCACCGCTACAGCGCTTTGCGCGCAACCTGCGCAAATACGCTCGGGGCATCCTCGCCAGTGCTCGCTTCCCCATGCACACCAGTGTTCTGGAGGGGGTGAACAACCGCATCAAGGTGATCAAACGCATGGCCTATGGCTTCCGGGACTCGGCCTACTTCTTCCTGAAAATCAAGGCCGCCTTCCCCGGGAAAGCGCGATGA
- a CDS encoding AmpG family muropeptide MFS transporter: protein MSHRSWRAAIAAYASPATLSLLLLGFAAGLPYMLVFSTLSVWLREAGVSRETIGFASLIGLAYAFKWIWSPLLDQWRLPLLGRLGRRRSWLVLSQALVGLGLVGMALCDPQTNLTWLIALAVIVAFASATQDIAIDAYRLEIAEDNRQAALAASYMTGYRVAALLATAGALYFAEWFGSTVKVYEYGAWAGTYLLFALLMLPGLITSLWMREPPVDLPAASTTSRFKLKHQLSSVLILLVMLISLPAMVTGLLDRAWPRAALYAIFLVTCLSPWGMRQIMPVRELLSQQRRQLLVAARGKVMPNFDFVHQAVSIIVLIVILVTVAAAAKAFSSGAWPRGTLFLLITLACFSAAGRLLMAPVLTPINEFVHRYRWQALLLLGLIATYRMSDTVMGVMANVFYIDQGFTKEQIASVSKLFGLVMTLLGAAAGGLLIVRFGILPILFIGGVSSAATNLMFVALSDMGPHLNMLILTISCDNFSAGLATSAFVAYLSSLTNLKFSATQYALLSSIMLLLPRLIGGYSGVMVESVGYHNFFMLTALLGIPTLVLIAIQWGRDRQQPKENGSSNSPAAPGSPEQS from the coding sequence ATGTCCCATCGCTCCTGGCGCGCCGCCATCGCCGCCTATGCCTCGCCGGCCACCCTTTCCCTGTTGCTGCTGGGCTTCGCCGCCGGCCTGCCGTACATGCTGGTGTTTTCCACCCTCTCCGTCTGGCTTCGCGAGGCCGGGGTATCCCGCGAGACCATCGGCTTCGCCAGCCTGATCGGCCTGGCCTACGCCTTCAAATGGATCTGGTCGCCCCTGCTCGACCAATGGCGCCTGCCGCTGCTGGGCCGCCTCGGCCGCCGGCGTTCCTGGCTGGTGCTGTCCCAGGCACTGGTGGGCCTCGGGCTGGTAGGCATGGCGTTGTGCGATCCGCAGACGAACCTCACCTGGCTGATCGCCCTGGCAGTGATCGTGGCCTTCGCCTCGGCCACCCAGGACATCGCCATCGACGCCTACCGCCTGGAAATCGCCGAAGACAACCGCCAGGCGGCCCTCGCCGCCAGCTACATGACTGGCTACCGCGTCGCCGCCTTGCTGGCGACTGCCGGAGCGCTCTACTTCGCTGAGTGGTTCGGCTCTACCGTCAAGGTCTATGAGTACGGCGCCTGGGCCGGCACCTACCTGCTGTTCGCCCTGCTGATGCTGCCGGGGCTGATCACCAGCCTGTGGATGCGCGAACCCCCAGTGGACCTGCCGGCCGCCAGCACGACCTCGCGCTTCAAGCTCAAGCATCAGTTGTCGTCGGTGCTGATCCTGCTGGTGATGTTGATTTCGTTGCCAGCGATGGTCACCGGACTGCTCGACCGCGCGTGGCCACGCGCGGCGCTTTACGCCATCTTCCTCGTCACCTGCCTGTCGCCCTGGGGCATGCGCCAGATCATGCCGGTGCGCGAACTGCTCAGCCAGCAGCGCCGCCAGTTGCTGGTCGCCGCACGGGGCAAGGTGATGCCGAACTTCGACTTCGTCCACCAGGCGGTGTCGATCATCGTGCTAATCGTGATCCTGGTGACCGTCGCCGCGGCCGCGAAGGCGTTCTCCTCCGGCGCCTGGCCCCGCGGTACCCTGTTCCTGCTGATCACCCTGGCCTGCTTCTCTGCTGCCGGCCGCCTGCTGATGGCACCGGTGCTGACGCCGATCAACGAGTTCGTCCACAGATACCGCTGGCAGGCCTTGCTGTTGCTCGGCCTGATCGCCACGTACCGGATGTCGGACACCGTGATGGGCGTGATGGCCAACGTCTTCTACATCGACCAGGGCTTCACCAAGGAGCAGATCGCCAGCGTCAGCAAGCTGTTCGGCCTGGTGATGACGCTGCTCGGCGCGGCCGCTGGCGGCTTGCTCATCGTGCGTTTCGGCATCTTGCCCATTCTCTTCATCGGCGGCGTCAGTTCGGCGGCAACCAACCTGATGTTCGTGGCCCTGAGTGATATGGGCCCGCACCTGAACATGCTGATTCTGACCATCTCCTGCGACAACTTCAGCGCGGGACTGGCCACCTCGGCCTTCGTCGCCTACCTGTCGAGCCTGACCAACCTGAAGTTTTCGGCCACCCAGTACGCCCTGCTCAGCTCCATCATGCTGCTGCTGCCGCGCCTGATCGGCGGCTACTCGGGCGTGATGGTGGAAAGCGTGGGCTACCACAACTTCTTCATGCTCACGGCCCTGCTGGGTATTCCCACCCTGGTGCTGATCGCCATTCAATGGGGTCGCGACCGCCAGCAGCCCAAGGAGAACGGTTCCTCCAACTCGCCTGCGGCCCCCGGCTCCCCCGAGCAGTCCTGA
- a CDS encoding MGMT family protein produces the protein MVGKKKRNEAPEHAGGDLPTASVDVRREALYLTLGQVPEGKVVTYGQLAELAGLGRAARWVGRTLSQLPDGTQLPWHRVLGAGGRFSLALGTPSGSEQRARLRAEGVSILNDRVDMRRHGWHPMPPKG, from the coding sequence ATGGTCGGCAAGAAGAAGAGAAATGAGGCGCCAGAGCATGCAGGGGGGGACTTGCCAACGGCAAGCGTGGACGTCCGTCGCGAGGCGCTGTACCTGACCCTCGGCCAGGTACCGGAAGGCAAGGTGGTCACCTATGGCCAACTGGCCGAGTTGGCAGGCCTGGGGCGGGCGGCGCGCTGGGTCGGGCGCACCCTGAGCCAACTGCCAGACGGCACGCAGCTGCCCTGGCACCGGGTACTGGGGGCTGGCGGGCGCTTCAGCCTGGCGCTGGGCACCCCCTCGGGGAGCGAGCAGCGGGCACGTTTGCGCGCCGAAGGGGTCAGTATCCTGAACGATAGGGTGGACATGCGTCGGCACGGCTGGCATCCCATGCCGCCCAAGGGTTAG
- a CDS encoding REP-associated tyrosine transposase, translated as MQRFQGNALRRGRFSEADRIYLLTTVTHQRRRLFGELDVGRQVVEQLREVQETGLARTLCWVLMPDHLHWMVQLQTGSLEQLMQRFKSRSAKSVNAFLGSSGQVWQKGYHDRTVRTEEDLRALARYVVTNPLRAGLVRRVGDYPLWDAIWL; from the coding sequence ATGCAGCGCTTTCAGGGCAACGCCCTGCGTCGCGGCCGGTTTTCAGAGGCTGACCGTATTTACCTGCTGACAACCGTCACCCACCAGCGCCGCCGTTTGTTCGGCGAACTGGATGTTGGGCGCCAGGTGGTCGAGCAGTTGCGAGAAGTGCAGGAAACCGGATTGGCCAGGACACTTTGCTGGGTGCTGATGCCGGACCACTTGCATTGGATGGTGCAACTGCAAACGGGCTCACTTGAGCAATTGATGCAGCGCTTTAAGTCACGAAGCGCAAAAAGCGTGAATGCCTTTCTGGGCAGTAGTGGCCAGGTCTGGCAGAAGGGCTACCACGACCGCACCGTGCGCACCGAAGAGGATCTCCGGGCACTGGCGCGGTATGTGGTGACCAATCCACTACGCGCCGGACTGGTCCGGCGCGTAGGCGACTATCCGCTGTGGGATGCCATCTGGCTGTGA
- a CDS encoding Nudix family hydrolase — protein MKRVHVAAAVIRGADGRVLIARRPDDKHQGGLWEFPGGKVEEGEAVQVALSRELEEELGIRVSAARPLIQVHHDYPDKHVLLDVWEVSAFTGDPHGAEGQPLAWASPRELADYEFPAANKPIVAAARLPDRYLITPDDIEPPALLAGLTTALANGVRLVQLRAPRMFDAQYRDLAVDVQGLCAGRAQLMLKGPLEWLGDFPAAGWHLTAEQLRKYAPNGRPFPRERWLAASCHSVEELQLAAAMEVDFVTLSPVQTTQTHPEAQPLGWERAEQWLQSFSQPAFLLGGVGPNDLVRARQVGAQGVAGIRAFWPEA, from the coding sequence ATGAAACGAGTGCATGTGGCGGCCGCCGTGATTCGCGGCGCCGACGGACGGGTGCTGATTGCCAGGCGCCCGGACGACAAGCACCAGGGCGGCCTCTGGGAGTTCCCGGGCGGCAAGGTGGAGGAGGGCGAGGCCGTGCAGGTCGCGTTGTCCCGAGAGCTGGAGGAAGAGCTGGGCATTCGTGTCAGCGCTGCCCGGCCGCTGATCCAGGTCCACCATGACTATCCGGACAAGCACGTGCTGCTGGACGTTTGGGAAGTCAGCGCTTTCACCGGCGATCCCCACGGCGCCGAAGGCCAGCCTTTGGCGTGGGCGTCGCCGCGCGAGCTGGCGGACTATGAGTTTCCCGCGGCCAACAAGCCGATCGTGGCGGCCGCGCGTTTGCCGGATCGCTACCTCATTACGCCTGACGATATCGAGCCTCCAGCGCTGCTGGCGGGCCTCACGACCGCTTTGGCCAATGGGGTGCGCCTGGTACAACTGCGTGCGCCACGGATGTTCGACGCCCAGTATCGCGACCTGGCCGTGGACGTGCAGGGGCTCTGCGCCGGGCGCGCCCAGTTGATGCTCAAGGGCCCCCTGGAGTGGCTGGGCGATTTTCCCGCGGCGGGCTGGCACCTGACCGCCGAGCAACTGCGCAAGTACGCCCCTAACGGCCGTCCGTTCCCCCGCGAGCGCTGGCTCGCGGCGTCCTGCCATAGCGTCGAGGAACTGCAACTGGCCGCCGCCATGGAGGTGGATTTCGTCACCCTCTCGCCGGTGCAAACCACCCAGACCCACCCCGAAGCCCAGCCTCTTGGCTGGGAACGTGCGGAACAGTGGCTGCAAAGCTTCAGCCAGCCTGCTTTCCTGCTCGGCGGTGTCGGTCCCAATGACCTGGTACGTGCCCGACAGGTCGGCGCGCAGGGTGTGGCGGGGATTCGGGCCTTCTGGCCGGAGGCTTGA
- a CDS encoding sensor histidine kinase, which produces MTSLRQRLENLSVGRKLLAALLVLLATVLLIANLAFISAAYWISQESVAPQGLVTVGRLFATSALGPEALASEESAKQMLARLDGYTPLRAAALYDSDGRLLAHLQRGEQLDLPLTASELPRWRRQEFRTTHLTELPIPGKSPGHLLLVASSELPGVFYTGTLTASLAILACSVLLWLLIARQIKRMVTRPIRRLEELSRQVTREENYALRAPRGNRDEIGSLADAFNTMLSRIEAREQQLKRARDDAQAAFDQAHELAEETRHSNRKLELEVQVRSKIEKKLTGFQNYLNSIIDSMPSALIALDEQLYVTQWNQEASALSGTPMDDALNQPVFLAFPSLKPFLPQIRLTAEKHKVEKVERVSWRVGENVQHYALTFYPLMGGTGRGVVIRIDDITQRLSMEELMVQSEKMLSVGGLAAGMAHEINNPLGAILHNVQNIRRRISPELDRNQEQAAINGISLEAVNLYLDAREVPKLLDDIHQAGARAAKIVTHMLAFSRRSNRQLAPCQLPVLIDQALEIASNDFDLTEGFDFKGLQISREFDADLGPVPGTANELEQVLLNLLKNAAQAIHLREDDEEGRISLRTRLSPPWAEIQVEDNGVGIPENVRKRIFEPFFTTKEVGQGTGLGLSVSYFIITNNHKGQMEVQSKPGQGTRFTLRLPLTSSPADAGA; this is translated from the coding sequence TTGACCAGCCTGCGTCAGCGCCTCGAGAACCTGTCGGTCGGCCGTAAATTGCTCGCCGCCCTGCTGGTGCTTCTCGCCACCGTCCTGCTCATCGCCAATCTGGCCTTTATCAGCGCCGCCTACTGGATATCCCAGGAAAGCGTCGCACCGCAGGGGCTGGTGACCGTGGGCCGCCTCTTCGCCACCTCCGCCCTCGGCCCCGAGGCGCTAGCCTCGGAAGAGAGCGCCAAACAGATGCTGGCACGCCTGGACGGCTATACCCCACTTCGCGCCGCGGCCCTGTACGACAGCGACGGCCGCCTTCTGGCGCACCTGCAGCGGGGCGAGCAGCTCGACCTGCCCCTGACGGCGTCGGAGCTGCCACGCTGGCGCCGGCAGGAGTTCCGCACCACTCACCTCACCGAGCTGCCCATCCCCGGCAAGAGTCCCGGTCACCTGCTGCTGGTTGCCTCCAGCGAACTACCCGGCGTGTTCTACACCGGCACCCTGACCGCCAGCCTGGCGATCCTCGCGTGCAGCGTGCTGCTCTGGCTGCTGATCGCGCGGCAGATAAAACGCATGGTCACCCGGCCGATTCGCCGTCTCGAGGAACTCTCACGCCAAGTCACCCGTGAAGAGAACTACGCGTTGCGCGCGCCACGAGGCAACCGCGACGAAATCGGCAGCCTGGCCGATGCCTTCAACACCATGCTCAGCCGCATCGAGGCCCGCGAGCAGCAACTCAAGCGCGCCCGCGACGACGCCCAGGCCGCCTTCGACCAGGCCCATGAACTGGCCGAGGAAACCCGCCACTCCAACCGCAAGCTGGAGCTGGAAGTGCAGGTGCGCAGCAAGATCGAGAAAAAGCTCACGGGGTTCCAGAACTACCTCAACAGCATCATCGACTCCATGCCCTCGGCGCTAATCGCCCTGGACGAGCAGCTCTACGTCACCCAATGGAACCAGGAAGCCAGCGCCCTCTCCGGAACACCCATGGACGATGCCCTGAACCAGCCGGTGTTCCTCGCCTTCCCTTCACTCAAACCCTTCCTCCCGCAAATCCGCCTGACCGCCGAAAAACACAAAGTGGAGAAGGTGGAGCGGGTGAGCTGGCGGGTCGGCGAGAACGTCCAGCACTACGCCCTGACCTTCTACCCGCTGATGGGCGGTACCGGTCGTGGCGTGGTGATCCGGATCGACGACATCACCCAGCGCCTATCCATGGAAGAGCTGATGGTGCAATCGGAGAAAATGCTCTCGGTGGGCGGCCTGGCCGCCGGCATGGCCCATGAAATCAATAACCCCCTGGGGGCCATCCTGCACAACGTGCAGAACATTCGCCGACGCATCTCCCCGGAGCTGGACCGCAACCAGGAACAGGCCGCCATCAACGGCATCAGCCTGGAAGCGGTCAACCTGTACCTGGATGCCCGCGAAGTGCCCAAGCTGCTGGATGATATCCACCAGGCCGGCGCCCGCGCGGCGAAGATCGTCACCCACATGCTGGCCTTCAGCCGTCGCAGCAACCGGCAACTGGCGCCCTGCCAGTTGCCGGTGCTGATCGACCAGGCACTGGAGATCGCTAGTAACGACTTCGACCTGACCGAGGGCTTCGATTTCAAAGGCCTGCAGATCAGCCGCGAGTTCGATGCGGACCTTGGGCCTGTGCCGGGCACCGCCAATGAGTTGGAGCAGGTCCTGCTCAATCTGCTGAAGAACGCCGCGCAAGCCATCCATTTGCGCGAGGACGACGAGGAAGGCCGCATCAGCCTGCGCACCCGCCTGAGTCCGCCCTGGGCGGAAATCCAGGTAGAAGACAATGGCGTGGGCATTCCCGAGAACGTTCGCAAACGCATCTTCGAACCCTTCTTCACCACCAAGGAAGTGGGCCAGGGCACCGGGCTCGGCCTCTCGGTGTCCTATTTCATCATCACCAACAACCACAAGGGCCAGATGGAAGTGCAATCCAAGCCCGGCCAGGGCACCCGCTTCACGCTGCGCCTGCCACTGACTTCCAGCCCCGCGGACGCAGGAGCCTGA